GCGGTGTCGGGCAAAAGCGGCAGCGCCGATCTGCTGGAGGCGGCCGGGATCTACCTGAACCTGACCCCGGTGCAGGTGGCTCGCTGCATCGATAACGTCGGCATCGGTTTCATGTTTGCCCAGACCCATCACAGTGCCATGAAGCACGCCGCCGGCCCGCGCAAGGATCTCGGCCTGCGTACCTTGTTCAACATGCTCGGCCCGCTTACGAATCCGGCCGGCGTGAAACATCAGGTGGTGGGTGTGTTCAGTCAGGCGTTGTGCCGGCCACTGGCCGAAGTCTTGCAACGTCTGGGCAGCAAGCACGTGCTGGTGGTGCACTCGAAGGATGGCCTGGACGAGTTCAGCCTGGCGGCGCCAACCTATGTGGCAGAACTGAAGAATGACCAGATCACCGAATATTGGGTCGAGCCAGAAGACTTGGGCATGAAGAGCCAGAGCCTGCACGGCCTGGCAGTGGAAAGTCCGGCGGCGTCCCTTGAGCTGATTCGCGATGCTTTGGGCAAGCGCAAGACCGAGAGCGGTCAGAAAGCCGCCGAGATGATTGTGCTCAATGCCGGTGCGGCGCTTTACGCCGCCGACCTGGCGACCAGTTTGAAAGAAGGCGTTGCCCTGGCGCACGATGCGCTGCACACAGGCCTCGCTCGGGAAAAACTTGAGGAGTTGGGTGCATTTACCGCGGTATTCAAAGTGGAGAATGAGGGATGAGTGTACCGACGGTTCTGGAAAACATTCTGGCCCGCAAAGTCCAGGAAGTCGCCGAGCGTAGCGCCCGTGTGAGTCTGGCGGAGCTGGAAAGTCTGGCCAAGGCGGCCGATGCACCCCGTGGTTTTGCCCAGGCATTGATTGCTCAGGCCAAGTCGAAACAACCGGCCGTCATTGCCGAAATCAAGAAAGCGTCGCCAAGCAAAGGCGTGATCCGCGAGCACTTCGTTCCCGCCGACATCGCCAAAAGCTACGAGAAGGGCGGCGCGACGTGCTTGTCGGTGCTGACCGATATCGATTACTTCCAGGGTGCCGATGCGTATCTGCAGCAGGCGCGGGCAGCGTGCAACCTGCCGGTGATCCGCAAGGATTTCATGATCGACCCGTACCAGATCGTCGAAGCCCGTGCCTTGGGCGCTGACTGCGTGTTGTTGATCGTCTCCGCACTGGACGACGTGAAAATGGCCGAGCTGGCGGCCGTGGCCAAAAGCGTCGGCCTTGATGTGCTGGTAGAAGTCCATGATGGCAACGAGCTGGAGCGGGCCTTGAAAACCCTCGACACGCCACTGGTCGGCGTGAACAACCGCAACCTGCACACCTTTGACGTCAGCCTGGAAACCACCCTTGACCTGTTGCCACGTATTCCGCGTGATCGCCTGGTGATTACCGAAAGCGGCATTCTCAACCGGGCCGATGTGGAACTGATGGAAATCAGCGACGTGTACGCGTTCCTGGTGGGCGAGGCATTCATGCGCGCTGAAAGCCCGGGCACTGAACTGCAGCGCCTGTTCTTTCCTGAGCGCGGCGGTCCGGTCAGCGGTTCGACCCTCGACTGATCAGGCTCAGGCCGAGTCGACCCCATCGCGAGCAAGCTCGCTCCCACATTGGATCTGCGGTGTCAGAAAACTCCTTGTGGGGGCGAGCTTGCTCGCGATGGCGGCATAAGTAGCACCACAGACTTCATGTCCAACGGAATACCTTATGACCTCAATCGTCTCTTTGACTGTCGAAGCCGGCTTACAGGCCGAACAGGATCTGCTGGCGTCTGTCTGTGCCGGTGATGTTGAGTTTGGTCTGCTGTTCTGGCAACCCAGCGACCGCGCACTGGTCATGCCCCGACGCCTGAATCGTCTACCCGGCTTCGAAACGGCCTGCGAAGTCTCAGCCGCCGCCGGTTGGCCGGTGCTGTTGCGTGAAACCGGCGGCGAGCCAGTGCCGCAATCGGCTTCCACCATCAATATCGCCCTTGTCTACGCACCCCCGCGTAGCGAAGGCGATCAAAATCGAATCGAAAGCGCTTACCGCCGACTCTGCGACCCGATCTGTCAGTTACTGGATGAGCTGGGCGGCGTTTCGTCCTTGGGCGAAGTCGACGGCGCATTCTGCGATGGCCGTTTCAACGTTAACCTCGACGGCCGCAAGATGGTCGGCACTGCCCAGCGCTGGCGCCAGAGCAAGGGCGGCACGCGTCCGGTCGGGTTGGTACACGGTGCGTTGTTGCTGGATAACGAACGCGAGTCGATGGTCGCCGCAGTCAATCGCTTCAATGAAGCCTGCGGCCTGGAGCAGCGGGTTCGCGTCGAAAGCCACATTGCCCTGCATGAGAAATTTGCCGCACCCGATGCGCTCGGGCGGCTTGATGCGCTTTATCGCCAGTTGCTGGCAGACATGTTCAAGGCTTAGCGCGTACCAAAGACCACCATGGTCTTGCCTTTGACGTCCACCAGGTTGCGTTCTTCCAGATCCTTGAGCACGCGACCGACCATCTCCCGTGAACAACCGACAATCCGGCCGATTTCCTGGCGGGTCACTTTGATCTGCATGCCGTCCGGGTGGGTCATGGCATCCGGCTGTTTGCACAGTTCCAGCAGACAGCGGGCGACACGACCGGTTACGTCGAAGAAGGCCAGGTCGCCGACCTTGCGCGTGGTATTGCGCAGACGCTGTGCGATTTGTCCGCTGAGCACGTAAAGAATGTCTGGATCTTGCTGGGACAGCTCGCGGAATTTTGCATAGCTGATTTCCGCGACTTCACACTCGATCTTCGCGCGTACCCAAGCGCTGCGTTCCTGCTCAAGCCCAGCTTGTTCAAACAGACCCAACTCACCGAAAAAGTCCCCGGAGTTCAGGTAGGCGATGATCATTTCGCGGCCGTCGTCATCCTCGATCAGGATCGTGACCGAACCCTTGATGATGAAGAACAGCGTTTCCGAGCGATCACCGGCACAAATGATGTTGCTCTTGGCCGCATAACGACGGCGCTGGCAATGCATCAACAGCTTGTCGAGGTTCTTGATTTTGGGGGTTGGGGCAATAGCAACCATGGTTGTATCCCGAAAAGACTTCACGGTGTGTTTGGTTTTTTTATGAGTCGCAGACGACGGCTGCGCAAAGGCTGGCCATGCGCCAGCGAATTGGCGCCAGCTTAACAGACACTTCCTGCAATATTCGAGAATTTACCTACGGTTCAGAAGGTTATGCCCTACAAATGCAAGGCACTGTCAGTCCGGGGCCCTGTGCTAAGCTGGCGACCCTTTTTTATGCAGTGGAGTCTGGCGATGAAGGCACGCATCCAATGGGCTGGCGAAGCCATGTTCCTCGGTGAATCCGGCAGTGGACACGTCGTGGTCATGGACGGTCCGCCCGATGCAGGTGGTCGCAACCTGGGTGTCCGGCCGATGGAAATGCTTCTGCTGGGTGTCGGCGGTTGCAGCAATTTCGATGTGGTCAGCATCCTCAAGAAGTCCCGTCAGGCCGTCGAAAGCTGTGAAGCCTTTCTCGAAGCCGAGCGTGCGACCGAGGATCCGAAAGTCTTTACCAAGATCCACATGCACTTCGTGGTCAAGGGCCGGGGGCTGAAAGAAGCCCAGGTCAAACGCGCCATCGAGCTGTCGGCGGAGAAGTATTGCTCGGCTTCGATCATGCTGGGCGCGGCTGGCGTGGCCATTACCCACGACTACGAAATCATCGAACTCGGTTGAATCGACATTCAACTATCATAAAAGCAGTGCAGACTCTGGCGATCCCAAGCTGACGTCTGCATAATGCGCCACTTTTTTCAGGGTAACGGCCTCGTCATCGACAGGCTGCGAACCCGAACAGACAACCAAAATCGCCATCGCGAAGAGGTGTTAACCGTCCTACGCAGCTGCGTTGTTCGCATCTGACGGGCATGCTTGATCACGCGGCCCGGGCCGCAATACATAGAGAGTTTTTAACGGTGAAAAGCAAACTCAAGCTCCACGGGTTCAATAACCTGACAAAGACCTTGAGCTTCAACATCTATGACATCTGCTACGCGGAAACCCCGCAAGACCAACAGGCTTACGTCGAGTACATCAATAAAGAGTACAACGCGAAACGCCTGACGCAGATCCTCACGGAAGTTGTCGATATCATTGGTGCCAACATCCTGAACATTGCCAGTCAGGACTATGAACCCCAGGGCGCCAGCGTCACGATTCTGATCTCTGAAGAGCCGGTAACCCCGACCGACAGCCAGATCGAAGAATCGCCGGGCCCGTTGCCCGAGATTATCCTGGCCCATCTCGACAAGAGCCACATCACGGTGCACACCTACCCGGAAATCCACCCGGACGACGGCATTGCGACATTCCGTGTGGACATTGACGTGTCGACCTGTGGCGTGATTTCACCGCTTAAAGCGCTCAACTTCCTGATTCACCAGTTCGATTCGGACATCGTGACCGTGGATTATCGCGTGCGCGGCTTCACCCGTGACGTGGAAGGCAAAAAGCACTTCATCGACCACGAGATCAACTCGATCCAGAACTACCTGTCCGAAGACACCCGCGGCGCGTACCAGATGACCGACGTGAACGTGTACCAGGAAAACCTGTTCCACACCAAAATGCTGCTGAAGAACTTCGAACTGGATAACTACCTGTTCGGCGATGCCACCAGCAACCTGTCTTCCGAGCAGCGTGCTCAGGTGACTGACCGTGTGAAACACGAAATGCTGGAAATCTTCTACGCGCGCAACATGCCGAACTAAGATTTCAAGCACAAAAAAGGCGACTTCCTCACGGCAGTCGCCTTTTTCATGTCTGGAATACAGAACCTTGTGGGAGCGAGCCTGCTCGCGAAGAGGCCCTGTCAGGCAACGTATCGATCAGATCCGGTAGGTACTCTTGGTCATTACCTTGGCCAACAGACTCATCCCGAACTTCACCGGCGCCGGAAAACGAAAACCTCCGGCATCCAGCGCACTCTCGGCATGATGTTCTTCATCAATCCGCATTTGCTCGAGAATGGCCCGGGACTTTTCATCTTCCGCCGGCAATTGCTCGAGGTGCTCGTTCAAGTGTTTGCACACCTGATGCTCGGTGGCGGCGACAAAACCCAGGCTGACCTTGTCGCTGATCAATCCGGCCACTGCGCCAATCCCGAACGACATGCCGTAGAACAGCGGGTTGAGAATGCTGGTGTGGCTGCCCAGTTGCTGGATGCGTTGCTCGCACCAGACCAGGTGATCGATTTCTTCTTCGGCAGCATGTTCCATGGCGGCCCGCACGTGCGGCAGCTTGGCAGTCAGGGCCTGACCCTGATACAGCGCCTGGGCGCAGACTTCACCGGTATGGTTGATGCGCATCAAGCCAGCAACGTGGCGGGTGTCTTCGTCACTCATTTGCGCATCCGGCTGCACGATGGCTGGCGACGGACGGTATGGCTGGCCACTGAAAGGCAGCAACGTTCGCATCGCGGCATCGGCTTGCAGCAGAAGACGGTCAATCGGCGAGTAGTGACGCTGGGTAGTCATGCTGACCTCCGGGAGGAATCTCGGCGGCCAGTTTAACCCAATCGGCCGGGGAAGGTTTGCGCTGGGTCATACGGGAGTGGCTGGCCACTCCCTCGAAGCTTTTTGCAATCAGCCCGGCGGCCAGTGCATCTGGCGCTGACCCAGCACATGCATATGAATGTGGTAGACAGTCTGCCCGCCCAGTTCATTGCAGTTCATGACCACACGGAAACCTTCTTCGCAGCCCAGTTCCAGGGCCAGGCGCTGGGCGGTGAACAGAATATGTCCGGCCAAAGCCTTGTCTTCCTCGGTGAGGTCGTTGAGGGTGCGCACCGCTTTTTTCGGAATGACCAGAAAATGCACCGGTGCCTGTGGGGCGATGTCGTGGAAGGCCAGTACCTGGTCGTCCTCGTAGATGATCTTCGCCGGGATTTCCCGGTTGATGATCTTGGTGAACAGAGTATCCACAGCTGTTTTCTCCGTTGTTTGGGCTGGCTTGAGTGTACTCATGGGTTATCCCCGAGCCCAGCCTTTTACCTTGAGGCCGGGTCAGCGCGGGCAGTAGGCCTTGTTGACCATGCCAGCGATTGTCCGATTGAGCCAGCGAGAGCCAAGCCGTGGCAGGAGGGCGCGCCAGCGATTGCCTCGACCGGGAATGATGATCGCTCGATTTTTCTCCAGGGCGCGCACCGTATACAGCGCAACCTCTTCGGGACTCATGAGCATGTTGCTGTCGGCCAGTTTGCCGGTGTCCAGTTGAGCGGTACGGAAGAACCCGGTACGGGTTGGGCCGGGGCACAGCACCGAGACCTTGACCGCACATTTCTTCAGTTCGACGCGCAACCCTTCGGAAAAATGCAGCACATAGGCTTTGCTGGCGTAGTACGTGCTCATCCACGGGCCGGGTTGGAATGCCGCCATTGAAGCGACGTTCAGAATTTGTCCGCCCCCCTGCAAGGCCATGCTGTTCCCGATGGCATGGCACAAGCGGGTGAGGGCCAGGATGTTCACTTCGATCAGGTCCTGCTCGGTCATCCAGTCCTGGGCCAGAAAGGGTCCGCAGGTGCCGATGCCGGCGCAGTTGACCAGCAAATCGATTTGCCGGTCACCTTCTTCCAGTTCCAGCAGGAACCCGGACAGCCGTAGCGGTTCGCCGAGGTCACAGGCGCGGAACAGCACTTCCACGCCAAAGCGTTGGGTCAGTTCAATGGCAATACTTTCCAGCTGATCACGTTGTCGGGCCACCAGAATCAGGCTGCGGCCTCGGCGGGCCAGCGCTTCGGCCATCGCCAGGCCGATCCCACTGGAAGCGCCAGTGATCAGAGCGTAACGGGTCATGCAGTTCTCCATCGCAGCAGCTCCGCGCCAGCGACGCGGGTGTCACGGGCGGGGAGCGCTGTTCATTCTTTCGCAGAGTCTACAGGGACCGGGGCTTATTCGGCTTCATCGTCTGCAGAATCGGGTGCCTGCTCAGCCTCTGCGGCCGGCTCGACTTCCACTTCTTCAGTGATTACCGAGCTGCTGTCATAGCTGGTTTCGGCAGCAGTTTCATACTCTTCCTGGATCGCCGTAAGGCCTCCGGCCAGCGCGCCAACCAAGACGATGGCGATCAACACCACCCACAACGAAGACAACACTTTGACCGCCGTGGTGTTGGGTGGAGGCGGCGCGCCATAGCGATTGGCGATGTTGGTGCCCGGGGCGATCATGATCACGAACGGGAAGAAGCTGCCTACGAAGGGTACGAGGTTCAGCAACCAGAGCCAGCCGGACCAGCCGATGTCATGCAGGCGCTGGACACTGATCTGAATGCTCACGACCGCCATGGCAATGAATAGCATGAACGCAACCAGGCCACCGAGTATCAGGCCTGCG
This region of Pseudomonas mandelii genomic DNA includes:
- the trpD gene encoding anthranilate phosphoribosyltransferase, giving the protein MNIKTALSRIVDQLDLSTDEMRDVMREIMTGQCTDAQIGAFMMAMRMKSESIDEIVGAVSVMRELADKVELKTLDGVVDVVGTGGDGANIFNVSTASSFVVAAAGCTVAKHGNRAVSGKSGSADLLEAAGIYLNLTPVQVARCIDNVGIGFMFAQTHHSAMKHAAGPRKDLGLRTLFNMLGPLTNPAGVKHQVVGVFSQALCRPLAEVLQRLGSKHVLVVHSKDGLDEFSLAAPTYVAELKNDQITEYWVEPEDLGMKSQSLHGLAVESPAASLELIRDALGKRKTESGQKAAEMIVLNAGAALYAADLATSLKEGVALAHDALHTGLAREKLEELGAFTAVFKVENEG
- the trpC gene encoding indole-3-glycerol phosphate synthase TrpC — its product is MSVPTVLENILARKVQEVAERSARVSLAELESLAKAADAPRGFAQALIAQAKSKQPAVIAEIKKASPSKGVIREHFVPADIAKSYEKGGATCLSVLTDIDYFQGADAYLQQARAACNLPVIRKDFMIDPYQIVEARALGADCVLLIVSALDDVKMAELAAVAKSVGLDVLVEVHDGNELERALKTLDTPLVGVNNRNLHTFDVSLETTLDLLPRIPRDRLVITESGILNRADVELMEISDVYAFLVGEAFMRAESPGTELQRLFFPERGGPVSGSTLD
- a CDS encoding lipoate--protein ligase family protein produces the protein MTSIVSLTVEAGLQAEQDLLASVCAGDVEFGLLFWQPSDRALVMPRRLNRLPGFETACEVSAAAGWPVLLRETGGEPVPQSASTINIALVYAPPRSEGDQNRIESAYRRLCDPICQLLDELGGVSSLGEVDGAFCDGRFNVNLDGRKMVGTAQRWRQSKGGTRPVGLVHGALLLDNERESMVAAVNRFNEACGLEQRVRVESHIALHEKFAAPDALGRLDALYRQLLADMFKA
- the crp gene encoding cAMP-activated global transcriptional regulator CRP — its product is MVAIAPTPKIKNLDKLLMHCQRRRYAAKSNIICAGDRSETLFFIIKGSVTILIEDDDGREMIIAYLNSGDFFGELGLFEQAGLEQERSAWVRAKIECEVAEISYAKFRELSQQDPDILYVLSGQIAQRLRNTTRKVGDLAFFDVTGRVARCLLELCKQPDAMTHPDGMQIKVTRQEIGRIVGCSREMVGRVLKDLEERNLVDVKGKTMVVFGTR
- a CDS encoding OsmC family protein, translated to MKARIQWAGEAMFLGESGSGHVVVMDGPPDAGGRNLGVRPMEMLLLGVGGCSNFDVVSILKKSRQAVESCEAFLEAERATEDPKVFTKIHMHFVVKGRGLKEAQVKRAIELSAEKYCSASIMLGAAGVAITHDYEIIELG
- the speD gene encoding adenosylmethionine decarboxylase translates to MKSKLKLHGFNNLTKTLSFNIYDICYAETPQDQQAYVEYINKEYNAKRLTQILTEVVDIIGANILNIASQDYEPQGASVTILISEEPVTPTDSQIEESPGPLPEIILAHLDKSHITVHTYPEIHPDDGIATFRVDIDVSTCGVISPLKALNFLIHQFDSDIVTVDYRVRGFTRDVEGKKHFIDHEINSIQNYLSEDTRGAYQMTDVNVYQENLFHTKMLLKNFELDNYLFGDATSNLSSEQRAQVTDRVKHEMLEIFYARNMPN
- the coq7 gene encoding 2-polyprenyl-3-methyl-6-methoxy-1,4-benzoquinone monooxygenase, with translation MTTQRHYSPIDRLLLQADAAMRTLLPFSGQPYRPSPAIVQPDAQMSDEDTRHVAGLMRINHTGEVCAQALYQGQALTAKLPHVRAAMEHAAEEEIDHLVWCEQRIQQLGSHTSILNPLFYGMSFGIGAVAGLISDKVSLGFVAATEHQVCKHLNEHLEQLPAEDEKSRAILEQMRIDEEHHAESALDAGGFRFPAPVKFGMSLLAKVMTKSTYRI
- a CDS encoding histidine triad nucleotide-binding protein, whose protein sequence is MDTLFTKIINREIPAKIIYEDDQVLAFHDIAPQAPVHFLVIPKKAVRTLNDLTEEDKALAGHILFTAQRLALELGCEEGFRVVMNCNELGGQTVYHIHMHVLGQRQMHWPPG
- a CDS encoding SDR family NAD(P)-dependent oxidoreductase yields the protein MTRYALITGASSGIGLAMAEALARRGRSLILVARQRDQLESIAIELTQRFGVEVLFRACDLGEPLRLSGFLLELEEGDRQIDLLVNCAGIGTCGPFLAQDWMTEQDLIEVNILALTRLCHAIGNSMALQGGGQILNVASMAAFQPGPWMSTYYASKAYVLHFSEGLRVELKKCAVKVSVLCPGPTRTGFFRTAQLDTGKLADSNMLMSPEEVALYTVRALEKNRAIIIPGRGNRWRALLPRLGSRWLNRTIAGMVNKAYCPR